A stretch of Gemmatimonadota bacterium DNA encodes these proteins:
- a CDS encoding FAD-dependent oxidoreductase: protein MQNHARVVIIGAGIAGTSVAYHLGQLGWKDIVVLEKGPLFKTGGSTSHAPGLVFQVNVSRMMSVFARETTQLYQRLSPPDGEPLWFEVGGLEVATTPERFDDLKRKVGAGRTWGIDTGLLGPDEVREKIPLLTDSIYGALYTPGDGIARAWQLAEAMGDQAQASGAARFYGNTTVTGIDVVGGRVVAVHTDRGHIRTEAIVCAAGIWGRLIGQMAGVSLPLVPFCHLYAETTPLPELAGETMQYRHPILRHQDRAIYCRQEGKAYIIGSYDHEPVRVEPEDIESHEEAPEMPSMRPWSAAAFREGMISASELLPALGRAALSRKVNGLLLFTPDGMPVLGEAPQVKGFWSAEAVWITHAGGAGKAVAEWMANGQPTMDLRHADLARFLPYQRTASYVVQRSTQQYREVYDIIHPAQPIAAPRGLRLLPCHQRYRELGAVFVESAGWERPQWFETNAVPTDYSHTRSGWAARFWSPIIGTEHRAVRERVGLFDLTPFAKFRVSGPGALAFLDYLAANRLDQPEGRITYTSMLTPQGGIQCDLTVTRLADDQFFIVTGGSTAERDKAWIHRYMPTDGSVVLSDESSRWCCVGVWGPRARELLRRITDADVSDRAFPYLTAQHLDIGAIPILALRVSYVGELGWELYAPFEFGQALWDELWRAGQPHGAIAAGLGAFDSLRLEKGYRLWGNELHTEYNPLEAGLAFAVRMEKGDFIGRAALVRARVQGPARKLCCLTLDTPNAVVMGNEPIWINDRIVGYVTSANYGYSINRGIAYGYLPVQHARVGTHVEIEYFGEFLSATVASEPLWDPQMMRLKC from the coding sequence ATGCAAAATCACGCACGGGTCGTTATTATCGGTGCCGGTATCGCCGGTACCAGCGTGGCCTACCACCTTGGACAACTGGGGTGGAAGGACATTGTGGTCCTGGAAAAGGGTCCCTTGTTCAAAACCGGCGGCTCGACTTCCCACGCCCCCGGCCTCGTTTTCCAGGTCAATGTCTCGCGCATGATGTCTGTCTTTGCCCGCGAAACGACCCAGCTCTACCAACGCCTTAGTCCACCCGACGGCGAGCCATTGTGGTTTGAGGTCGGAGGATTGGAAGTCGCGACGACGCCTGAGCGGTTCGACGACCTCAAGCGCAAGGTCGGGGCTGGCCGGACCTGGGGCATTGATACCGGCTTGCTCGGCCCGGACGAGGTCCGCGAAAAAATCCCGCTGTTGACCGACTCGATTTACGGTGCTCTGTACACGCCCGGCGATGGCATTGCACGGGCCTGGCAACTGGCCGAGGCTATGGGAGACCAAGCCCAGGCCAGCGGGGCCGCGAGGTTTTATGGAAATACCACAGTAACCGGTATTGACGTGGTCGGGGGCCGCGTGGTTGCGGTGCATACTGATCGCGGGCATATCCGCACCGAGGCCATCGTCTGTGCCGCCGGGATATGGGGGCGCCTGATCGGTCAGATGGCCGGCGTCTCCCTGCCGCTGGTGCCTTTTTGCCACCTGTACGCCGAAACAACTCCCTTGCCCGAACTCGCTGGGGAAACCATGCAATATCGGCACCCTATTCTCCGCCATCAGGACCGGGCAATCTACTGCCGGCAAGAGGGCAAGGCGTACATCATCGGCTCCTACGACCACGAGCCTGTGCGCGTCGAACCGGAGGATATCGAGTCGCACGAGGAAGCCCCCGAGATGCCTTCAATGCGGCCCTGGTCGGCCGCGGCCTTCCGAGAGGGGATGATCTCGGCCAGCGAACTGCTGCCAGCACTTGGTCGAGCCGCACTGTCCCGCAAGGTCAACGGCTTGTTGCTGTTTACGCCAGACGGAATGCCCGTGCTTGGCGAGGCTCCTCAGGTGAAGGGGTTTTGGTCAGCCGAGGCGGTGTGGATCACGCATGCTGGCGGTGCTGGCAAAGCGGTTGCCGAGTGGATGGCAAACGGCCAGCCAACCATGGATTTGCGCCACGCCGACCTCGCCCGCTTCCTTCCCTACCAGCGCACCGCGTCCTATGTCGTCCAGCGCAGTACGCAGCAATACCGCGAGGTTTACGACATCATTCATCCGGCCCAGCCGATAGCCGCCCCGCGCGGCCTACGCCTCCTCCCGTGCCATCAACGCTATCGGGAACTGGGGGCCGTCTTCGTCGAAAGCGCGGGGTGGGAACGGCCTCAGTGGTTTGAGACCAACGCGGTCCCCACCGACTACAGTCACACCCGCAGCGGCTGGGCGGCGCGTTTTTGGTCGCCGATCATCGGCACAGAGCACCGCGCTGTCCGCGAGCGCGTGGGGCTTTTTGACTTGACTCCATTTGCCAAATTTCGCGTATCTGGGCCGGGGGCCCTGGCGTTTTTGGACTATTTGGCCGCCAACCGCTTGGACCAACCCGAGGGCCGCATTACCTACACCTCAATGCTTACGCCACAGGGGGGCATCCAGTGCGATTTGACCGTAACACGCCTTGCCGACGATCAATTCTTCATCGTCACTGGTGGCAGTACCGCCGAGCGCGACAAGGCGTGGATCCACCGGTACATGCCCACAGATGGCTCAGTTGTCCTGTCCGATGAGAGCAGCCGCTGGTGTTGTGTAGGCGTTTGGGGTCCCAGGGCGCGCGAACTACTGCGTCGCATTACCGACGCCGACGTGTCTGACCGCGCATTTCCCTACCTGACCGCGCAGCATCTCGACATCGGCGCAATTCCGATTCTTGCTTTGCGGGTTTCCTATGTCGGCGAACTCGGCTGGGAACTTTACGCGCCGTTCGAGTTTGGGCAAGCCCTGTGGGATGAACTTTGGCGAGCTGGCCAGCCCCACGGCGCGATTGCCGCTGGATTAGGGGCTTTTGACTCTCTGAGGCTTGAAAAGGGCTATCGGCTTTGGGGCAACGAACTCCACACCGAGTACAATCCGCTGGAGGCCGGACTTGCTTTTGCGGTGCGGATGGAGAAGGGGGACTTCATTGGTCGGGCGGCTCTCGTCAGGGCTCGTGTGCAAGGCCCGGCGCGAAAACTCTGCTGTCTGACCCTTGACACACCCAACGCGGTGGTCATGGGAAACGAGCCGATTTGGATCAATGACCGCATAGTTGGCTATGTCACCAGTGCCAACTACGGCTACTCTATCAACCGCGGGATCGCCTACGGCTATCTGCCGGTGCAACACGCCCGCGTGGGAACCCATGTGGAGATCGAATACTTTGGCGAGTTTCTCTCAGCTACGGTTGCCTCCGAACCTTTGTGGGATCCGCAGATGATGCGCCTCAAGTGCTGA
- a CDS encoding aminomethyl transferase family protein, translating to MNRSRSGTQCISVDQSDRCVPINLRQSGATPVEMLISTRVRKSPYWHLSMEAGCWRATVYNRIYHPRGYVRPQDGGAMAEYDALVNHVSLWNVAVERQIQVKGPDADAFVNYVITRDATLIKPMHGKYVILCNEDGGILNDPVLLRLAEDEYWFSLADSDLEMWLRGVKVGLGYDVSIGEIDVAPVQIQGPKSEALMVDLFGERVRDIPFYGLMEGEVAGHPVVVSQTGFSGEKGYEIYLRDATLYAEDLWHTLLEIGERHQLMVIAPAHHRRIAAGILSWGQDMDQETLPFQCNLGYQVPRKKQAAYIDKQKLNEVRAAIEAGKPPFRNVLVGITFGGMPVTDYAHDFWLISAAEGGDPLGYVTSPWFSPELETNIALAYVPWEMRAIGTALRVHLPPEYGDCAVSAEIVEVPFRPSVNPNIREVAQRKGRDYVN from the coding sequence ATGAACCGCTCCCGATCAGGTACCCAATGCATCAGCGTGGATCAGTCTGACCGGTGCGTGCCCATTAATCTCCGCCAGTCCGGCGCGACCCCGGTAGAAATGCTCATTTCCACCCGCGTCCGCAAATCGCCGTATTGGCATCTATCAATGGAGGCTGGGTGCTGGCGTGCCACCGTGTACAACCGCATATACCACCCGCGCGGCTATGTGCGCCCGCAAGATGGCGGGGCTATGGCCGAATACGACGCGCTGGTCAATCACGTCTCGCTGTGGAACGTGGCTGTCGAGCGCCAGATCCAGGTGAAGGGACCAGACGCCGACGCCTTTGTCAACTACGTCATCACTCGCGACGCCACCCTCATCAAACCAATGCACGGAAAGTACGTCATCCTCTGCAATGAAGACGGCGGCATACTCAACGACCCGGTGTTGTTGCGCCTCGCCGAGGACGAGTACTGGTTTTCGCTGGCAGACAGCGACCTGGAAATGTGGTTGCGCGGTGTCAAAGTAGGACTGGGCTACGATGTGTCCATCGGCGAAATCGATGTGGCACCAGTGCAGATTCAAGGACCGAAGTCCGAGGCATTGATGGTCGATCTGTTTGGCGAGCGCGTGCGCGATATTCCGTTTTATGGCTTGATGGAAGGGGAAGTGGCCGGACATCCAGTCGTGGTTTCGCAAACCGGTTTTAGCGGCGAGAAAGGCTACGAAATTTACCTCAGAGACGCCACTCTGTACGCCGAAGACCTGTGGCACACACTGCTCGAAATCGGCGAGCGGCACCAACTGATGGTAATTGCCCCGGCCCATCACCGACGCATCGCTGCAGGCATCCTCTCCTGGGGTCAGGACATGGACCAGGAAACCCTGCCGTTCCAGTGCAATCTCGGCTACCAGGTGCCGCGCAAAAAGCAGGCCGCCTACATCGACAAGCAAAAGCTCAACGAGGTGCGGGCGGCCATCGAGGCCGGGAAACCTCCATTTCGCAATGTACTGGTCGGAATCACCTTCGGAGGAATGCCGGTGACGGACTATGCCCACGACTTCTGGCTGATTAGTGCCGCCGAGGGCGGTGATCCGCTCGGCTACGTCACCTCGCCGTGGTTTTCGCCCGAGTTGGAAACCAACATCGCGCTGGCTTATGTGCCCTGGGAAATGCGGGCCATCGGGACAGCCCTGCGCGTCCACCTCCCCCCCGAATACGGCGACTGCGCGGTGTCCGCCGAGATCGTCGAGGTGCCCTTTCGCCCATCGGTAAACCCCAACATCCGCGAAGTGGCGCAGCGCAAAGGCCGCGATTACGTCAACTAA
- a CDS encoding toll/interleukin-1 receptor domain-containing protein, which produces MSCSVVMASCPAFIQPQNTHRDQYARCWSRYVQSQPESFFPFDAFSAKHFIYDDHLLLVFRKDLSSVYHPLCTYTYREYKCDYADGFPHGLLRILRLPLPIYALYDKLNHRDFGKYLRWRPIMQIFISHSHNDAMFARKVASLLQDQGLNVWEASNEIFPGDNWAAKISQGLQESNAMVVLLTPESLKSIWVQRDVEYALGALEYSGRLIPVLIDPDKTIAEDDIPWILKRLNIIDLTEHETEEDGIRKIADTLLASS; this is translated from the coding sequence ATGAGTTGTTCAGTTGTGATGGCTTCATGTCCTGCTTTTATACAACCCCAAAATACCCACCGCGATCAATACGCCCGCTGTTGGTCCCGCTATGTCCAATCCCAACCAGAATCCTTCTTTCCATTCGACGCTTTCAGTGCCAAACATTTCATCTACGACGACCACTTGCTGCTTGTTTTTCGTAAAGATCTGAGTTCCGTCTATCATCCACTTTGCACCTATACCTATCGCGAGTATAAATGCGATTATGCTGACGGTTTTCCACATGGCCTACTCCGCATTTTGAGACTGCCCTTGCCTATTTATGCTTTATATGATAAATTGAATCACAGGGATTTTGGAAAATATCTCAGATGGAGACCTATCATGCAGATATTTATTAGCCATTCGCATAATGATGCAATGTTTGCCAGGAAAGTTGCATCTTTGCTTCAAGATCAGGGTTTGAATGTTTGGGAAGCGAGTAACGAAATTTTCCCCGGAGACAATTGGGCAGCTAAAATCTCTCAAGGGTTACAAGAATCTAACGCAATGGTTGTATTGCTAACGCCTGAATCATTAAAATCCATCTGGGTGCAACGCGATGTAGAATATGCTCTCGGAGCGCTAGAATATAGTGGACGTCTTATTCCTGTTCTTATTGATCCAGATAAAACAATTGCAGAAGATGATATACCCTGGATTCTGAAGCGTTTAAATATCATTGACTTGACTGAACATGAAACAGAAGAAGACGGGATTCGCAAAATTGCCGATACCCTCCTGGCATCTTCCTAA
- a CDS encoding toll/interleukin-1 receptor domain-containing protein, protein MLPEEVFLSHSDHDREFVSHLANVIRDHGIPAWYSRTDILGAQQWHDEIGLALNRCDWFVIILSPNSVESRWVKRELLFALDQSHFGERIIPLLYRDCDYEKLSWTLSIFQMVDFTKNFDDGFRDLFRIWGIGYRNP, encoded by the coding sequence ATGCTACCTGAAGAAGTTTTCCTTTCCCATTCGGACCATGATCGAGAATTTGTATCTCATTTAGCCAATGTAATACGCGATCACGGTATTCCAGCCTGGTATAGTCGCACTGATATTTTAGGCGCACAGCAATGGCATGACGAAATTGGCCTGGCACTAAACAGATGCGATTGGTTTGTGATTATACTCTCACCCAACTCTGTGGAATCTCGTTGGGTAAAAAGAGAACTGCTTTTCGCTCTTGACCAATCTCATTTTGGGGAAAGAATCATCCCTCTGTTATATCGAGATTGTGATTATGAAAAACTGTCCTGGACATTGTCCATCTTTCAAATGGTAGATTTCACGAAAAATTTTGATGATGGATTTCGCGATTTGTTCCGAATATGGGGTATAGGATATAGAAATCCGTGA